The DNA window AAGCGCAACCTGCCCAGGCAATTGACGCCCCGTTTCAATGACTTCCATCTCCCCATAGTGCTGACGCAACGCCACGACCAGGTCACTTCCCAGTTGCCCTCTCGCTCCAGTGACTAAAATTTTACCCATGATCCTAACGCCTTCAGCAAGCGATGAATTTCATCCTCTGGGTTGTAGTGAATTATCCCCGGTATAGTACTCACTACTCGACTCGCTACCTATGCTTCTTCTGGTGGAAACAATCCGGGGCAGGTGAATACAAACACATCCCTGGCTCCCTGTGCAGATCCACTGGCGCTCACAGGTGAAGTGTAGTGGAGGTACTGTTCATCCCTGAACACCAAAAATTCACCGGGATAAAGAATTTTACTAATGGCGGGATGGCTGCTTTTGTCCTTATAAAGATGGGTTTCACCCCCTGCAATTCCTTCCCGGTAAACGGAGAAAATCCCGACCAAATCTACTCCGTCCCGATGAATCCCTTCCGGTGCTGGATTACCAGTCTGGTCAGTGGTGGCAGTTGTCCTGATCTGATGGACGGCAACTTCATTACGGTTGGTGCATAACTGGCAGAATTGGAAGAATTCCCAGATTACTTTTTGAAAATCGTCCTGCTCAATTAAGCCATCCTCCAGCTCCTCATATTCTCTGATCACATCTCCCAGGATGGGATTATATTTCTTCGATTGGAACAAGCGCCGATGGGGAAGTTTAACCAGGCGATCGTCCGCAATTCGAAAGTGGGAGAGCCGCCTGAAACGGTAATTACCTGCCAGGTAAGGATCTGCTGGAAGGCGATCAAAGAATGGTTTGAGTTGATCAACTTTAATGGTTGTCAACATTTCTAGGACATAACTGGCTAAACAGTTGAATTCTTTTGGCTTAGATAGATTTAACATATTTCCATTTTCCTCAAGTTGAATTTATGTCAGAAAAAGGAGTGCATTTATCCCTCAAAAACCATTTGCTGATTGATATAAAAAGTTGTGCCAAATGAATTACATCCGACTTCACAGACCTTAGAAAGCCGCGAAAGAAAGCTGCGAAAAATCAGTAGCGCATCAAACTAAGAAACACTATGTAAGAAACACTATCAATGAGAACACAATCAATTTACAGAAACCGTATATGGCTGAGCTTCGCAGCGATCGCCCAGCGTCAGGTTTTCTGCCAATTGGGTTCTACTGTTTTAATTGTAGTTATATTTTTGGGTATTGTCGATTGAAGCGAAATGCTGGCAACCAATTCAGAACGTGTTGTTATCTTTTACAAATCCTAAACAGACCGTTCCTATTTTTGCCCTTCAGCCTGGTGTGCCCTCTCAACTTTCTTCTGCTCAATTTTAATATTTCAAAGCCAGTATGCCCGTGTTTGCCCCTGTACTAACGTAATTTAGGGAATTTCTTGCCAGGTAAAATGGGCAAACACTCAAGGATATAAAATCTAAGTAGTTTTACCTGAAAAATGGTTGTAGGTCAAATAAAATACCCGTAAGTTTACGACTGAAAATGAAGTGGCTAATTAACTTTTCAGTTCTTCTGATTCGCAAAACCCTTGTAAAAGAAGGTTTCCTGAAAACACTGTTGCGATAAATTTCTCAATAGTCTTTAAAATCTGAAAGGCTAAGCTGTAGTGATTGTGCAAAAAATGACAAAAATTGCACAAGTTTTGCATATTGCAAATTTACCTTTGAAACATAGGCAGTAAAAGCCTGATCAAAATAAGGTTTTAGAACACTCTCGGATACTTTGCGGCAATGTCCGTAGCACACAGGAAGACTTTTCCTGTGTGCTAATGGGTTCTGCACTACAAACTGATTTTTGTTAGCTCCTCTCGCGCTTCTAGCCTGCATTTGCACTGATTCATCCCATCCCCTATTGTTCACACACCCATGAAAAGACGAGTCCGTTGTGCCTACCAGCGTCTGCTGGCGGTTACCCTTCTAGCCAGTGGTGCGCTATCTTTATCCACTGCTGCTTTGGCAGATGGAACCGCAGCCGGAACCACCATCAG is part of the Kovacikia minuta CCNUW1 genome and encodes:
- a CDS encoding 2OG-Fe dioxygenase family protein — translated: MLNLSKPKEFNCLASYVLEMLTTIKVDQLKPFFDRLPADPYLAGNYRFRRLSHFRIADDRLVKLPHRRLFQSKKYNPILGDVIREYEELEDGLIEQDDFQKVIWEFFQFCQLCTNRNEVAVHQIRTTATTDQTGNPAPEGIHRDGVDLVGIFSVYREGIAGGETHLYKDKSSHPAISKILYPGEFLVFRDEQYLHYTSPVSASGSAQGARDVFVFTCPGLFPPEEA